DNA sequence from the Salvia splendens isolate huo1 chromosome 19, SspV2, whole genome shotgun sequence genome:
TTCCATATccatctatacatatataaaagacgagttttgtccatctttttgaatatttataaattttgggcAAGATTTTAAATATGTATTAGTTATGAACCTTTTCAATATTTGTAGATAATTGTGTATATAATTGATAATAAACATTTTCAGTTACTTATAACAGTCATTGGATTAAATATTTGAGCCCATTAATTGTTTTAAATAGTAGTATAACATATTTGAAATATATTCATCGAGTTGCCAGTTATATAGTTAATGACATTATAAATTACTGATAGATGATTGGGCATGATACTCAAAATATATAGCATTTATAAATCAATAAACGTGAGAATCAAAATTAGGTTAATTATGCCTAATTCAAATGAAggtgtttttattttataagtatAAATTTGTAGACCATTATTATCATGGTATACTAAAACCGAAAAGGGGAAATTAGTGGTAGTTATAATCTAATATCGGtgtggggaaataattttgGTTGGATAATAAACTTTATAAAATTTTGTTGTTACATAATTTCATGTTCTTTAGTTGTAAGTTTGTAACGGATTAGtaaatatgattttaattatatttataactgaaattaaatactactcctaatcAAGCTCTATAAATACCTTCTTCTCTCTTCGCTCTTTCAACCAAATCTAAGGCGCAAGAGATTGCTGGCCACAAGGTTAGCCATTTAGCCGGAGGAGAAATCGAGTATAGAAAAGTTTGATTGGTTTTCAGCTGCTATAAGCATGTCTAATTGTTTTCATGTGTTTATTGTTTTTATCAATTTCAATGAATGGAAATTATGGAATTGCTGATTATATACACGTTGTAGAAGCCGATTGATTTTGAGAAGCGATATTGCATTAATGTGTATCATCAGTTTGTTTTGGTAAATTCAGTTGCTGTTTTTTAATGATTAATGTTATTTTCATCAATTTCTTTGATCGGAGTTGTTGAAGTCGATTGCTAATGAGAAGCAAAATTGCATTAATTTGTATTATCGAAATATTGCATTAGTGATTAATTTTTTGTATACAGGGGACGGAAGATGGGGTGGAATCATGAAATTTGTGGTGATTGTTTGAGCTCCAAATTTTGATTGAATTTACTAACTCAGatatgtaaattttttaaaaaaggttATTTATACTTTTTGTCATTCCTTTgaataatcttatttttatatatatattttaaatttatattgatACTGTTCATTACCACTAATGGCAGATAGAGATttcaagatttaaaaaaacttaaattttgtgtattttgaaAATTAAGAAAGGGGAGATAGATAGAGATGACCCACAGTAATGAAACGGAGGAAAATCTCGAGGAATAatacaaattttcagggacgaacaaaaaaaaaataggtgacaaattttcagggacggatgaGTACTATTATACGGTTGTTCGCTGAAGATTGTAGCAAATTAATGATCCGTGCATAGCACAGTTGTTACACTAGTTATGTAAAAAGTCGACTTACAACTCCACCATCGTGTATAATTGAATCATTCGCTTTGATTTTCTTATGTggttcattttttatatatgcTAGGTTTTGATGCATCTAATGTAACTTAGAATTTGGATGATAGCATAGATGATAAACTTGTGAATTTTACCTTGTTTAGTGAGAAATGCATGTGAAATTTTGTGTAAAATAGTCTTCGAAGTTGAATTACTACTTACTACGCTTCCGTGTGAGTTTAGTTTGATGAGAGGTTTTaagtgttaaataaatagataaaaaagtaaaagagggaaaaaagttgagagaataaagtaagaaagagaaaaggttactcccttcgttccatagtagtagagtcattttgtcattttagtacgttccatagtagtggagtcatttccctttttaataaaaatcaacatatttattctcacttactttactttctcttactttatcctctttacatttttcattttctactttattctttcttttacttaactcatttaacacaactttttttaatcttcgtgccggaaaaaaatgtctcaactactatggaatggagggagtactatatatgaaaatgactcaattatgagAAAActtaccaaaatgaaaaaataactcaattataaAGGAAACAGATGGCATATTAAGCTAACCATAAGATTTGTCACTTTGAGAAAGTCTAATATCCTATTCTCTGGGACATCATGGATGCCAAATCGAGTCAACCATTGGTCGTTTCACGATCGAACATATCGATTTTTCCTATTCAAGAAGTCTTAAATATTCAGTCTGATTTTTAAAATGTTGGGTGAAATACCAAAAACTTGAATCACTCTAGCAAAAATGAGTATTTTCATACATAGACGGTGCCCCACAATATATATACTCCACAAGCCAGACAAGATAACAACATACAATATCAACATACAGTATCAATAAGGTCAAATCGATATATATGTAAAAGTATGATCCAAATTCTACTAAGTTTTACTACTCATTTTTTCTCAACTAAATTGAGtcgtattcatttttaattgtttcAATTAAGTacgtcatttccttttttaactaaaaacaaaacatccatttttttaataaatttttttatttcaactcAAATTGTATTATAGCAAAATTCAAGTTATATGAGTTGGGCgggtttgtttttaaaaaatcagaataagaattataattatacattaattttatttaattaatttgcctATATTTTCTAGGGTTAGGCCTCTCTTGATCTCCACCACCAATCTACCAGCTCTGTCGCCACCGTATTCCAGCGGCCGTCGTCGCTTTCCACCTCATCGTCTTTCCGCTGCCAAATAGGTTTCTATAATTTCCATATTTCGGTTTATTATCTCCGAATATCTtatcaatttctattttttttaaataggcTGCGATATTTATAGGATTGTGTGTGTGATATTTATAGGCTTTGTCATTTCAGCTCCCGCATCTTAGCAAATcagtgtttgtgtgtgtgatttCTGTTACCTTTCCCCAACTAAGAGAAGTAAGCTTTGTTAGCTTTGTCATTTTCAGATTATGTATTCACCAATTAGGATTGCTCATTACGCCcaattttaatttggtattcACCACTCTTAGATAGAATCAATTTGGAATTAGAAATTGATATGATATCGAACATGTTGCTGGATTTCTTTGATTAACATTCTAATACGACTGTCTGTTGTTTTAGGTAGAGAAATGACGAGAGGATTCTTCGTAAATTTACCGACCGAAAACAAGATTGATATCCTCTCAAGGCTCTCCGCCCGAGACGTTATTATTGTGGTTCGGTCTGGTGTGGAGTCTAACTCGTACGAAATCTTTGAATTTCAAGACAGCCTTGACCTTGAGCACCATGATCTCCGCAACAGTTTGGTCACCAAGGTTGTTTCCCCTCGTGCTGAAGCGCTTCAGGGTTCAGCTAATGGGTTGGTTTTTATGACGGGTGACACACCTTGTGATCTTTATGTATGCAACCCTGTAACACGAGACTTTATCAAGCTTTGTCCGTATCCTGACTCTCTCGACTCTTCGTCTAATATAGTTATATTTGGATTTGGAGTGACCAAAACGACTGGTCAACATAAGGTGGTTGCGGCTGTCTGTGACTATGAGTTAGCAGAGAATCCGTTTAGATTTACAGTTACCAGATCTCACTGTGAGGTGTACACGCTTGGGACACGAACATGGAGGAGTATCGTACCCGGTGACAAGCTACTGTATCATTCGATGTGGATATTTCTTAACGGAAATCTTCACTGGTTGGTGGTAGAACCAAAATCCCCATCACGAATATCTTGCTTTGATCTTGAAACAGAGCATTTCAGCACGTTCTCTCTCCCATCCTCCTCTTCTGACAAAAGGAGGGTCTGTTGGGATCTTGTCGGTTTTGGAGGGTCGTCtatgcttatgtgataattcaTCCGAAGGAAAAATCATTATCTGGGTGATGAGGGAATATGGGGTGGCGAAGTCTTGGATAAAGGAATATGTCATCAACAAAGATGCCAAGCTTTGTGGAGATGATGGGCTTGTTTCCCCTATTAAGGTTTTTAAAAATGGGGACATCTTGATGAAATGTGATGAGTCCCTGCTGTTCTACTACAATGGCAAGACACAATCTTCGCGGAAGATCGAGATGTTTGATGCTCGTGGTGGAGATCAATCTCGTGTAGATGCGATTCTTCTCCACACCTCAAGCTTTCTATCCCTGAGAAGTTTTGGAATGGAAGACTTATATTCGTTCTGACCGCGAAGCTTCTTCTTGTTGGACTGATTTCCGCAGAACTATGAGGTTTTAACTTAATGTAGGTAGTATATTTGCTTTATATGTTTATGCTTTAATATGCTCAGACTTCGTGCTGCTGCTTGATGCTTTTTTTGTTACAATGTAGCAGATCAACTCTCTAAAACGAGTATATACTAATTTAAGCACGATACTATTTTTCATGAAACGACTTCGTTGCAATAAGATGGAAGTTTATAGTTTTCCTAAAATTTATGCAGGTCAGCAGAAGTAAAATAGATTTACTGATATTGTGATAAAGTGGAACATAACAAAGATATAATGCTTGTGGGACATAAGCTAAAAGACTAAAAGTAGTTTGTTAAATATGATGTGTACACAAAGATGCTTTAGGAAAGTAGAtgctttttcttttgtttccaCTAACCAAATTTCGAAATTAAATGATGTCTtcgtcttcatcttcatctGAGCTTTCGAAAGATTCAAGCAACTAATGGAGACCTCTTCCCCTCCCTTCTCTCTCGCTCTCGTGCTCTTGACATTAACCAGCGTTACACTGATCACCTCTTCCTCCCCGTTTTCCAACTCAACTACTGATCAAGACGCTCTCCTCGCCTTCAAAAACGCTATCATTTTGGACTCCGATTCCATCCTGATCAGCAACTGGTCCGCTAACGCTTCCGTCTGTAGCTGGACTGGCGTCTCATGCAGCCTCGACCACCAAAGGGTCACGGCCCTCAATTTCTCCGGCTTCCTCCTCCACGGAACCATCTCTCCACATCTTGGAAACTTAACGTTCCTTCAGTCTCTGGACATGAGCTCCAACAATTTCACAGGCTCCATACCCTCAGAGCTGTCCAACATCCAAAGGCTGCAGACTTTGAACTTAGCGAGTAATCAGCTCGTGGGAGGTCTACCGAGTGGCATCTTCGCCAACATGTCTATGTTGGTGGAGATCAACCTCAGCTCTAACAAGCTATCGGGCGAGCTCCCAAGTGATATATGCACTAACACTCCGAAACTCAAGAGATTATTTCTGACCGAAAATAAAATTGATGGAAAAATCCCGAAGAGTATATGCAAGTGCGGAGATATGgaagatttggaaatatcctCTAACCAACTCACTGGCAACATACCGACTGAAATAGGGAACTTGACGAAGCTTACTTTCTTAAGCATGTTTTTTAATCATTTGGAAGGTATCATCATCTCTTCTTATTTGAAATTACTATCATGTTTAGTTAAATATTCATCAACTTTTTTATATAATGATTCTAATTGAGCAGGAGACATTCCTTCATCTGTCTTCAACATTTCTTCTCTGGAAATTGTGTACCTTGGTAACAACATGCTTACTAGTAGCGTCCCCATTTTCAACAGTTTAACCAGGCTTCAAATATTGTATCTTGACAGCAACAACTTGATAGGTAATTAATTAACAACTTTAGAGTATGTAGAAGCTATAATTTGGAAGTCTTCTTTTTGGCTAACTATGTTGTACTTGTATTTGTAGGTGACATGCCCAAAGAAATTGGATACCTCACCTCGTTGCAGCATCTAATACTTAATAACAACAGCTTGACAGGTAAAATTAACATGTTGACTAAAGTTGAGAAATATCACTAAACTATAAGGAGAGAAGAAATACCACTAAGAGCATGTGGGCTCGCGCGTAACGCGTGCGCTCGGACCATCCGCCTTGTTTTGAACGTTGTTTTTAAACAATAAAtcctacttcctccgtcccaactaaattgagtcgtatttcgtttttgggatgtctcaaCTGAAGTGggtcatttttttttttacaaaaaaactaAGTATTCAATCATTCTTAgtttactctctcttatctatcctactttattttatctcctattttattatatcTTCATCCAactcatttaacacaatttcttaatttagtggaaagtgggtcctacttttatatattagttttataataaaatgtgagtggaaaaatgttagtggaatgagtGACTTATTACCgtttatggaatatttcaaacgggactcctaaagtgggacacacTGGTTaactgggactcctaaagtggaacgaagggagtatttagtTAATGATTAACTATTACTAACTTTGTCCCCCATTAATTGACACCCTGACTTTtgactacttttggtaatgagccatatattccactaacttatcatactcacattttattatgaaactaatgtataaaagtaggacccactttcactacttttcttaaaacccatgccaAGTCAACCGGTTCTAATTAATGGGGGACAGACGGAGTAATTAATAcaatatttgatttttaattacaCATGTTTGCACTCAAGTTT
Encoded proteins:
- the LOC121780105 gene encoding uncharacterized protein LOC121780105, with product MTRGFFVNLPTENKIDILSRLSARDVIIVVRSGVESNSYEIFEFQDSLDLEHHDLRNSLVTKVVSPRAEALQGSANGLVFMTGDTPCDLYVCNPVTRDFIKLCPYPDSLDSSSNIVIFGFGVTKTTGQHKVVAAVCDYELAENPFRFTVTRSHCENQNPHHEYLALILKQSISARSLSHPPLLTKGGSVGILSVLEGRLCLCDNSSEGKIIIWVMREYGVAKSWIKEYVINKDAKLCGDDGLVSPIKVFKNGDILMKCDESLLFYYNGKTQSSRKIEMFDARGGDQSRVDAILLHTSSFLSLRSFGMEDLYSF